The genomic interval agcaattccactcctaggtatatatctgagagaaatgaaatgcacgtccacacaaaaacctgcacaccaatgttcacagcagcattatttataatagccaaaatgtggaaaaccccaatgtccatcaattgatgaatggataaacaaaaagtggtatatctacacaatggaatattatttgacaataaaaaggaatgaagtactgatacacgctacaatatagatgaaatttgaaaacattacgttccatgaaagaagccagacacaaaaggtaaCATATTgtaagattccacttatatgaaatacccagaataggcaaatccagagagacagaaagtagattagtggttgccagacaCTGGGGAGAGGAggcaatggggagtgactgctagtaGGGACGTATGTGGTTTCTTTtgagggtgataaaaatgttctaacatTAGATAGCAGTAACAGTTGCACATCTCtgtgaattgtacattttaaaagggtgaattttatggtatgtgaattatatctcaatacagcTGTTATAAAAAAACACCCAATTACTATACATTGTTTTCAGTATTTAAAcaccaaaaaacccccacaaaaaccTAAGAAGGACAAAAATCCCAGAATAAAGTACAGTCctttaatacatttaattttatgaaaaaactcattatgttgtattttcacattttatcatAGACAGATGAGAAACTCTGTCAAACACCTTAGACAAAGCAGATCTGGACATTTAAAAGGGATGTTAGTTACTTTTCTCACTCAACTAAGTACTAAGCAGTTGAGATGAAGCAATAATCATCTCAAACGCAGGCCTCAAAATGCAAGaaccaaaggaaaataaaggataaaatattaaatacgCTTGCaattcaaaatagaaaattaacatatttcttgaaaacaaaataaaaccaagcaAAAAACTCTGTCCCAAACCAACCCTGCTCTAAGAACCAGCTTTGAGATTCACTAGTATGAACAGAATGACGCTTGGCATTTGAATTCCAGTTCTGTCCAGTACTAAGTTGGTGATCTTGAGGCATGTGGCTTaacctaaacctcagtttccttatcagtacACTGAGAAAAATAAGTAGGGGGTGGTTCAGATGAGATCATGGAAATCAGTGTCATTTGTGGACCAatggacactggtccacaaactGTTAGCAGTCTGCATCAAGATATGGACAAAAACAAAGCATAAGCATTTAGAACATCTTATAGCAATTTGACGCAGTTGATGTTTGTTGAATCTAATAGTAAAAATGCCTATATTCTGTATGTCTCTTTTTAACGTTATTTCTctagtaatttaatttttctaataataCTATTCTAGTTCTACTATTTTAGAAAAGTACTTTATATTTCAAGTGatatatcacaataaagctagaaaaaaaagaaagaaagaaaagtaccgGTCTGCAACagcttgggggggaaaaaaaccctggtCGTTCACCACgaaagtttgagaagctctgaTATCAAACACTTTACTGAGTGTTGAGCacaaagaattctcaaaatattaatttcctcTCCATCTACTGGACTCTATAGTCAGTCACTAAGTGCTTACAAAGATCCTCCAAGGCAAAAGATAGTGCTGTGCAGGTGCAGTGGCTGCAGTGCTAAAGAAATTTAAGGAATTTAGTTGCAGAAATAAAACTAGGGCTCTTTTCAGGTTAAAGTAGCCAAGGAGGTTTTGTCAGAGAAAGTGTGATTAGAACTGGGCCTTTGAAGGCTGCATAGAATTCAGGCAgctgagaggaggaggggaactTAAGCAGAGAATTTGCCAGAGTAAAACCAGGGAGGGAGCCACTATGAATAGAGGAGTCTTAACAGGAAAGCAATGGAAAAGAGGGTTGGAACCGGCTTTATGGGAAAACTTGGTCTTTGTCTATCAATTCAAGGATTTAGAACATAAGCCTGGGACTAACTGAAGATTTCTGagctgaaaaacaaaatgatcaaACTGGGGTCGCACAAGCAGGAGCACATATCCTACTGGTGTATCACTACACATCACTCTCTGTAAGGTCtcaatcttttttccttttactgcATTCACTCTGCAAAAGATCCCAACCTCAGATCAATGCAACCATTTGCTTTCTAGACTCCTGGATTCAAATCTAGAGTCAGATCTGCTAGAGGAAACCAAACAACCCTGCAAAATGATACACAACAAATGTGGTCTCCAACCTGAACAGGTCCTCAGCCTGGCCCAGCAAATCCTTAGTGTTCCTggccttctccctcttctccttcccaaGGAACAGCTGTTTCTAACTTTCACCGTTACCCTCAAGCCCCTTTACTCCACTGCTTCCCACACCTCTCAGCTGGTGTCTCAGGTCCCTTCCTCTCAGAACAACTGAGATCATCAGAAACGAACTGTCTCAATTCTCTCCACCCAAGCctaaaaacatacatatttcaAATGAATCTAAGCCCTCCATTTGTGAATGATCAATTACTTCTTGTCCCTCAGTTGCTTCTTCCTCATTCCtcatttgtttccaattttttctttatactggCTCCATTCCCATATGTTATGAGTTGCTCAAAGCTCCTCCGTCTTAGGGGGTGggaaaaccccccaaaacaaaagaaaacaaacaccttTCCTTGACCTCATATTGGCTGCTCCTCCACTCCTCCTTAAGTGATGATGCTCCACAGGCTTgcgtctttttcttcttttggtggCCCTGCCACACAGCTTGGGGGAtgtcagttccccaaccaggacttgaacccgggccacggcaggtATCATAAGTGCTCAACACATGCTTTCTAAGCTGAAGTAGACAAGTTTCGAAGTTGAGGGAGGAGAGGTTGGGGCTGGAGATTTGGAGGCATCAGGATGTAAGGCGGTGTGTCAAGTTGTGAAAGTAGATAAACTTACTCAAGAGAGTTCTGAGAGGAGTAAGGAAGCCAGGGCAGACTTCTTTGTCACCCTGTAACTGCAGAGGACTCATTTACACGTGTTCTTCCTTCCAGTTCCATCAGGGCAGAAACTCTGTTCTATTCATCTCTGTCCACCTGGTACTGAGCACAGGGCACAGTACATGTTAGGAGCTCAGTAACCTTTTACTCAGTTGTATAAGTGCCACTGATAATAGAGGGAGGTAAAATACTTCAGGGACACAGAGGAAGAAGTGACTACTTCGGCCCAGGAGGGCTGGAAATAGAGGTTTTCAGCGGGACAACTGAGCTCCTGAAAGAGAAGTTCATTTGGCAGAGAAGTGGCAAGAACTTCaagtagagggaacagcaggagCACAGGTACCAAAGCGTGAAAGAGCACAATGCAGACACACCCTTTCCACAGGTTTGGGAGTCAAGTGCAtgagatagaaaaaaatgatagggAGCTTTAGAAAATCAGCTGACAGGGTCAGAGTCAGACTGCCAAAGGCCATGGACACCCACCTAAAGATATAAACTTCACCGTGGGCGGCCAAAGAGgagttttaaatttaatctgAAATGACCAGATCTACTTTTTATAACGGTAATTATGTAGTGGCAGCACGAAGGGCCAAGAATTGAGAGACTCAAGGGAAGGAGCTTAATTAACGGCTGATGGTCCGGCTAACAAACCCAAGCAGAGGCTGTATCCTCCTTAAGCCTTCTACccgagggaaaggaaggaagggaatgagAAATCCATTTTATAAAAACTCAAGATTTAAGTCAAGCGACCAGTGAATCCCAGCTCCTGCTGACCACCAAGCTGTACACCTATTTTTTTCGGGTCTGAACTGGATGGAAAGTTCCGAAGGGTAAATGCCCGGGAAGCTTCTGTTTTACTTTAAGGGTTCCAAGCCCCTTCCCATCACAGCCGCACCGCTGCGCGAGGACCTATCTGTGCAGAATCGCGTCGGGAAAATGACGGGACGTCCCAGGAGAGTTGGAAACGCTGCGGTTCCCACACAGGACGCGGGGTGAGGACGCGTGCGCACCTAAAGCGCGCGCCCCGCCCCCTGTCTTTAAACCGGGTGGCGGGAAAGGGGACTCCGCGCCTCCCAGAAGAGCCCCCGCGGCTTCGAAGGGACGCAATCCGCTTAGAGCCCTCTCGCCCAGACACTCACCCGCTCCCCGCCGGTCCTCAGGATCCCCGCGGAGCCAGCAGCGGCCGCCACATTTCCCGCCACCCGGCTGGGCTGGACCAGATCCCGCCCACGTGGGGAGCGGGGCGGGGAGAGCGGGGCTGCTCCATGTGACCCCGAGCGGGCGGGGGAGTTGGTGATGAAGTAAGGAAAAGGGAAGCGAGTACAAGTATTCTTTTATCTGAGTCGATCCCTTATATTGAGCCCCAAATCACAGCACAATGGATTTCCTGCTGACTTAAGACAGTTGGGATCTAAGTCCGATTAGAGGTGAATTTACAAACATTCTTCCCCTGCACTTAGTCAAGTGGATTATTCCAAAGTCTTAACAAGGTTAGTTAGAAAAGTTAGGCTTTATTTGTGAGGAAATGGAGAGTTCGGCTACGTGGAAGAGTGGTCTTTTGCGGGGCTGGGGTGTCTGTCTTACTATAGGTATAGGTTTAAAGCTTGCGAAATACGCAGGAGGCTCCTAAAAGGAAGAGGTCAACATAAGTATTCATCGTCAGGTCAGGGTCTCCTCTGGCTTCTGTTGAGATGAGTGTATTTtcccaacaacaaaagaaaatagggATCAAACAAATAATATCTTGTGAATTATTAAAATTTGAATGGAAGGAATCAATTTCTGGGACATGTAAAGGGTTAGATTTGCTGAAGATGAAAGGACAgatgagagaaaaatgaaaagacacacacaaaaatggaaaataaagaagacTATAGAACTAGTGATAAAAGCAGAAAGATGCCATTTGAAGAGTGTTTTGGGCTGCTCTAAATTAAAACTGAGGGTCAAATCCTCTCCCTCCTATgtcccccacccctacctctgCATTTGCTCCAGGCATCAGGTTTCCTGTTTTGGCCTTAGGGAGCTCTTCTGGGCTTAAGTACCACCTGCTTGGAGGCCACATTGCGGGTGTGTCAGGCAGAACAGTTAAGCTActtaatttttctagattctaggCTCACCCACCTTTTGCTTAGGTTGGGAGCTCAGTGGCCCAGGGCCTCCAAAGAGATCCATCATGCCAGAATGCACACAAAACCCAGCCAGTGGTTGTAGATAGGTTGATGTGGATTTACAGAACAGTTCAAACCCCATTGTTCACTTTTCTCAGAGCTACTTCCCCACCCAAGTCCCTGGGGCAAGCATTTCTGAGATAAGTAGGCTACACTGTCGGGTTAACTTCTCCAAAACTTTTTGGCATCCTGATCTGGGGCTGATGCCTCCATTTCGTCCACCATGCCCAGCTGCTCCTACCAACTCTTGGAATGCCTCATCtcctccacttctctccatctgcCTCCTCTGAGGAGTAACTAACTGCTTCCCTGCTCCCTCAGAAACCTAGAGCCATACACTTGACTGGCAGCAGGGTAAAGGCCAGAAACTTAAGGTCTTGGTTCCCTGTACTTACCACACTGGGTTGGGAGAGGAAGGTATAGGGTGACACCTCTTTTCCCTTCCCTACCACTCTTGCCATGCCCCAAAACTCAGACACAGTCACATTCACTCACAATCATACGCACAATCATGCACACACAGCGGCGAagagaggtgggatggggaggaagggaagtttGCACCAAACAGCTCGTGAATGCAACTTGAAAGATTTCACAcggcaaaaggcaaaaaaataaaacacacacataaatttaaaaataaagaagtacatGCCCCTCCCCACAGTCTTTTTCTTCATCCAGGGGCTGGCTCAGCCCCTCCATGTAAACCCAGAAGCTTCCTATTCCCTCTATTCAGCTGTAGCTTTTACAGGGCCTGGGTCTTCAGTTCAACAGGTTCCCCTGTGCCCTCTGGTTGTCCATTGGATTCACTGGGCCTGGCACCCTTGAGAATAGACAGTCTCTCAGAAACACTCTTGAGCCGGGGGCAGAGGAGAAAGTCATAAAGGAGACTGCCCAGGCCTGCTCCAATGATTGGGCCCACCCAGTACACCtgcaggaagaggaaaggaataaTCAGGTTTGGGGAGGGGACCAAGAGCAAGGCTGCTCTTTTTCCAACCCCATTGTTGTAAAACAGACATCCTGCACTTGGTACATACAGCTGGGCACTATTTAAGCAGAaatcagtgtttgtttgtttgtttattttaaaactttagacTCCTGCACTGCCTGCACCACAGAACTTACCATTTCTTTTCCGACTTATTAAATTATACCTTTATCCCACACCTTTTTAGCACATGTATATTCTATTTTTTGCTATCAGTTTGTACTAGTTTCCATATTgctttgaaaatttctttttaactgtggtaaaatacacataacatgaaatttgccatcttaaccatttctaactgtaacagttcagtagtgttaagtatactcATGTTGTTGTGCagcccatctccagaactttttcatcttgcaaaactgaaattctatacctattaaacaactccccatttccccctctccccagcccctgttacctaccattttgctttgtttcaataaatttgactactctaaatACCTTGTATAGGTAGAAttatatgtgtctttttcttttcttttttctttttttttggctgcttctgggtcttttgctgcctgtgggctttctctagttgcggaactTGTGGGacctctctagttgcagagagcaggggctattcttcattgcggtgcgtgggcttctcatcgtggtggcttctcttgttgcggagtatgggctctaggcgcacgggcttccatagttgtggctcacaggctctagagtgcaggctcagtagttgtggcgtatgggcttagttgctccgcggcatgtgggatcttcccggaccagggctcgaacctgtgttccctgcattggcaggcagattcttaaccactgcgccaccagggaagtccccaatatgtgtctttttctgattggactatttcactgagcataatgtcctgaaggttcctccatgttgtaTATAGCATGTATAGAATTTGCTTCTTTCTGAAGGCTGAATACTATTTTATTgcatgtatatactacattttgtttatccattcatctgtgagggacacttggattgcttccacattttggttcccgtaaataatgctgccatgaaaatGGGTGTACAACTcggaaaaaatttttgaattattttcatacGTTTAGCTGGTATATGGCCAAACAACACAAAAATAGCTAATTTTTATTGAGGACTTATTCCATATCAGATTCTGTGCTAAATATTTCacacatataattttcacatttatttctcataacagCCCATCTTgtagttaaggaaactgaggtgcagaatgattgagttatttgtcatgGTCACACATGAGGCTAGTAAAGTGCTAGAACTGGGATGAAGCCCAAGCCCATTTGTGCTCATACATATCCTGGTCTCTGAGAGTAGAAGCTTCTGTCTTCCTGATCAGTATTCTGTCCTCATAGCTCCTAGTTTGGAATCCAGTGAATACTTAGTAAAAATCCCTAACTAACTAGTGAAGGAACAATATGAGCAAGAGCCTATCTTTCTAGCAAAATAATGAATCCTGCTCACACAGGCATGCAAACTCTGTGCAGCCCCCTTAGCTGAATGTTGGTAGAGCAGTCAACACATCCAGATGGAAAGCAGGAACCAAACCTGGGAACCTGCAGTCCACACCCATGCAGGAGGGCTTCAGGATCTTGCCCTTCTCCTCTCACTCACCCAGTGGTTGGTGAAGTTTCTGGTAAGAATGGCAGGAGCAAAGGAGCGGGCAGGGTTCATGCCTGCACCAGTATAATACATCTGCAAAAGACACAGTTTTAACTGAGACACTTCCCGCCCACTCCACCCCAGCTTCTCTCCCACCACCCACCTGCCCCCCAAGGGTTGGTACCTTGCCTCCAGCCAGCAGCAAGTAGGGGAGAACAACCTGCATGGAAGTCCCACAGTGGGGTGAAGTCACTAATGCCCCATCTGGGGACAGACTATGGATCCCCCGGCAAAACCCACATCTACCCATGATGCATGCCTTTCCACCTTGGGGTCAGGAAGGACTAGATAAAGCCATCACAAGAGAggagaatagggacttccctggcagtccagtggttaagactccgcgctcccaatgcaggggcacgggtttgatccttggtgtGGGCAGGAAGAATGCTTAAAAGTCGACAAAGGCTTGGGGGACCGGGAATCCTTAAACAAGAAGTTGCTCCCCTCTCCTGCTTACCCCAAAGAGGTGCCCCAGGGTGAGGGAGAAGCCAACGGCCAGGGCCACGGAGCCCAGGCGGCCATTCCGCCTCTCGTCGTATGTGGCAAAGATGCAGAGCACGAACTGGAGCGTCAGGAAGATCTCCACTATGGTGGCCTGGCCCACACTCACCCCAGGATGCAACTGGGCAAAGGAAGAAGAAGGGGGGCAGTGCATTAGGGCTGCCACAGCCTTACCTACTCAAGGCTTCCCCGGCAGGAACCCCCTTACGGCATCCATTCCATCGAGGGGAAGGATAATACAACCTCTTTCACAGTAATTGTATTTGCTCCTTAATTTCTCCTAATAATACTCCTTCATAGTAGAAATCAATGCACCCACTaatatggatgaggaaactgaggccccataAGGTAAAATAAGTTTCTTCAAGAATCTGCAGGAGTTGGAAGAAAAGCTGGGACCTGAACTCAGGTCCAGGGCTCTATGACTTCCTTATCCCTCCACAGCACCTGTTGATCCTCCCCACCctgaacacacacacgcacgcgtgcacacacacacacacacacacacacacactctgtccCAAACCCCTGGGGAACTGATCTACCTGCACTTCAGGAAGGAAGTCAGGGCACCAGgttcccccagccccactcagcCAACCATTACCGTGTTAAGTGCTAGGTTTCCTCGGACGGCAGTCGGGGTAACACTGTACAGCACGGCAGCCCCAGCCACGGCTCCCAGGAGTTGGGCTGCCATGTAGCAGAAGGCACGGAGCAGGGACATCTGGGAGCCCACAAGGAAGGCGAAAGTGACTGCAGGATTGACGTGGGCTCCACTGATGTGGCCCACAGCCTGCACCAGTGTAGCCAGGGCCAGGCCAAAGGCCAAAGCCACCTGCAAGATATGCAGTGGTCCAGGGGCCCAACGCAGTGAGGCCCCTAGCCCGAAGAAGACATAGAAGAGGGTGGCAAAGAACTCAGCAAATATGGCCCTCCAGAAGGAGGCTGCCCGCAGTTCCCACATGGCAGGGGGGATAGGCACAATGCCTGGGTCCCTGTTACCCCCCTGGCCTGATCTGGATGGACAGCCCCCTTTATAGAGGACTTTTAATCCCTGGGAGGGGCAGGCTGAGGTGGCTGGCCCAGCCTCTTAACCCTTTCACAGCTGCGGAGGGCTGGGACCACTCTTGTGCATCGGATAAAGCTGCTgcattttcccctccctcctcaacTGGGAGATGAGCACAGCCATGGGTGTGAGGGTGGGGATAGGGTCAGGGCTCGTGTGAGGCTCTGAGAGAAAAGGACCAAGAACAGGGGAACTGGAGGAATCTGCCTTT from Balaenoptera ricei isolate mBalRic1 chromosome 10, mBalRic1.hap2, whole genome shotgun sequence carries:
- the MIP gene encoding lens fiber major intrinsic protein — protein: MWELRAASFWRAIFAEFFATLFYVFFGLGASLRWAPGPLHILQVALAFGLALATLVQAVGHISGAHVNPAVTFAFLVGSQMSLLRAFCYMAAQLLGAVAGAAVLYSVTPTAVRGNLALNTLHPGVSVGQATIVEIFLTLQFVLCIFATYDERRNGRLGSVALAVGFSLTLGHLFGMYYTGAGMNPARSFAPAILTRNFTNHWVYWVGPIIGAGLGSLLYDFLLCPRLKSVSERLSILKGARPSESNGQPEGTGEPVELKTQAL